GATCATCAGCGCCGCGATGAAGAGGTAGAAGATGACCTCGCTGCCCCGGAACCTGATCCTGGCCAGCGAATACCCGGCCATCGAGGCGATCACCAGGTTGAGCACGGTGTGACTGATCGCGATGATGAAGCTGTTGCGGGCGTACGTGGCGAAGGGAGCGGCCTTCAGCGCCTCGGTGTAGTTGCTGAAGTCCCAGTGCTCCGGCAGCAGTCCGGCGTCCTGCGACGCGATCTCGACCGGCGTCTTGAGCGAGGTCAGCACCATCCAGACGAACGGCACCACCATCAGCAGCGACACGGCGGACAGCGTCACATAGAGCGCGATCCGCCCGAAAGTGACCGGCTTCCGCTTGGCCGTTGGCCGGGGCGGGCGAGCGACGCCGGGCTTGTGCAGCTCAGTTGTGGCCACGGGTACCTCCCATGATCCGCCGGTTGACCAGGGTGAAGCCCATCAGCAGGACGAACAGCACCAGGGACTGGGCGCAGGCGTAGCCGACGCGGAACTCCCGGAAGGCGGACTTGTAGATCTCGTACGTCATCATCGTGGTGCTGTTGGCCGGCCCGCCCTCGGTGAGGATGTAGATCTGGTCGAACGACTGGAACGCGGTGATCATCGAGGTGATGAGCACGAAGAACGTCGCGGGCTTCAGCAGCGGCAGCGTGATGGAGAAGAACTGCCGGGCCTTGGACGCGCCGTCCACCGAGGCAGCTTCGTACAGCTCCTTCGGCAGGGACTGGAGCGCGGCCAGGTAGATGAGCATCTTCATGCCGATGCCCTGCCAGATGCCGACCAGGATCACCGAGGGCAACGCCCAGGTGGTCGACGAGAGCCAGGCCGGGCCGTCGATCCCGACGAACGAGAGAAGGGCGTTGAGCAGCCCGTTGCTCGGGTTGTAGATCCACAGCCAGACCAGGGCGATCGCCACCGTGGCGGTGACCTGCGGCAGGAAGATCGCGGTACGGAAGATGCCGCGCGCCTTCAGGCCCGTGTGCAGGGCGAGTGCCACCAGCAGCCCCAGCATCATGCCGAACGGCACGGTGAAGAAGGTGTAGACGACGGTGTTGACGATGGACTTGCGGAACACCGCGTCGTCCATCATCTCCTTGAAGTTGTCCAGCCCCACGAACTGCGGCGGCGTCAGCACGTCGTACTTCGTGAAGGCCAGGACGACCGAGGCGACGACCGGCAGGCCGATCCAGAGCGCCGCGTGCAGCAGGGCGGGGGCCACCATCAGCATGCCGGCCCGTTGCCGGCGGCGCCCCGGACCCGTCGGGGTCCTGCCGGCCCGCCGCGTGGCGGGCCGGGTCTTCTCAGGCGGGGAAGGCGGCCGCGCGGGCCGTGCCTTCAGTACGGATACAGCTCCCACAGTGGCGCCTCACATCCGGCCGATGGCGGCTTCGGCGAGACGGCCGAGTTCCGCGATGGCGTCCTTCGCGGACTGGTCGCCCACGATCGCGGGCTCCAGCGTCGGCTTGATCTTCTCGCGGATCTCCATCCAGGCCGGGGTGCCGCCCTCCGAGCAGGCGGCGCTCATGTTCTGGAGGGAGAGGTCGACGAACTTGTTCTCCTTCACATAGCCGGATTCGTTGAGGTCCTTGAGCCCCGGCACCGAGCCGCGCTGCTTGGCGGCGCCCAGAATCGACTCCGGGGTCGCGAGATACTGGACCAGCGCACGGGCGGCGGCCGGGTGCTTGGAGCTGGCCGACTGGGTGACGAGGGTGCCGCCCTGGAGCATCGCCGGCTTGCGGTTGGCCAGCACGAACGCACCGAGCTTGTCGTCCTTCAACAGCTCGGGGTTCTGCAGGCGGACCTGCTCCCACAGGGCGCTGCTCGTCATCATCATCGACGCCTTGCCCGTCTGGACGTTCGCCGGTTCACCGAGTGCCGTCTTCTTGGCGTAGCTGGCGGAGCCGTCCTTGATGAGGTCCTTGAAGAACTGCAGAGCCTCGACACCCCGGTTGTCGGTGAAGAGAACCTTCTTGCCGTCCGCGCTGAACAGCTGACCGCCGTTGGCGAACAGGAAGGTCTCCCAG
This genomic interval from Streptomyces sp. NBC_00464 contains the following:
- a CDS encoding carbohydrate ABC transporter permease; translated protein: MLMVAPALLHAALWIGLPVVASVVLAFTKYDVLTPPQFVGLDNFKEMMDDAVFRKSIVNTVVYTFFTVPFGMMLGLLVALALHTGLKARGIFRTAIFLPQVTATVAIALVWLWIYNPSNGLLNALLSFVGIDGPAWLSSTTWALPSVILVGIWQGIGMKMLIYLAALQSLPKELYEAASVDGASKARQFFSITLPLLKPATFFVLITSMITAFQSFDQIYILTEGGPANSTTMMTYEIYKSAFREFRVGYACAQSLVLFVLLMGFTLVNRRIMGGTRGHN
- a CDS encoding ABC transporter substrate-binding protein — encoded protein: MELKRRSLLAAIGAGTAAAALSGCGTGSTAAGSADGPAEGEITLLTPIYENANGKTLLEKEILGGFRKKYPDVKVNVDYTTYAQLNEKITTGMAGGLLPDVLMMGVGWIPPFAAKKAIAPLPEKFATAHDYEKRVLEPSRYDGKLYALPVVLDTRIVVYRKDHFAEAGIKKTPANWAELRAVAKQLTKDGRIGFDPFSIDLRQCWETFLFANGGQLFSADGKKVLFTDNRGVEALQFFKDLIKDGSASYAKKTALGEPANVQTGKASMMMTSSALWEQVRLQNPELLKDDKLGAFVLANRKPAMLQGGTLVTQSASSKHPAAARALVQYLATPESILGAAKQRGSVPGLKDLNESGYVKENKFVDLSLQNMSAACSEGGTPAWMEIREKIKPTLEPAIVGDQSAKDAIAELGRLAEAAIGRM